aaacataataCACGCcctctaaaaatatttgagcaaTTTGCAAAGAGATGTCagtttatttaatactttagATAAACTTTTTAGaaactttttttattcatataaCTAACAGTAAACTAAAATGTATCTGAAATAAATAGCACAAGTAATAggacatataaatatatgatacCTTTATTGCTAAATTGCTGAGTAGTTAAATAAGTTTGAAAAGTGAAATCACAATTCTTTTGAAAATCAGATCACTTCATACTCGTATCTCCATAATTTCTTCACAAACCACTCacttttaaacttttctaATCCTGTCATTTTTTCTCTTAGCTGGATTCCACTTCTTTCCAACAATTACCCGAATTATTGGAGCTGCAGCTGAGTGGAAATTTGATTACTGAGATTGGCGCGGATTCCTTCCAGTCACTGATAAAACTGCGCACTCTAAATCTCTCGAGGAATGCATTGACTTCACTTCCGGCAGATGTTTTTGGCTCATCAACTGAGCAGCAATTCGCACTGCAACAATTGTATCTCTCTCACAACAACATTAATGTGCTCTTCGAAAACCAATTCGAATTGTTGGGTGGACTCCAGTTGCTGGATTTATCCGGCAATAAAATCGCCACTCTGAAGAGTGCTTACTTTTCAGGCCTGCATTTGCAGAAGCTAAATGTGGGTCACAATCAATTGGCGGATATAAGCAGCGATGTTCTGGAGAGTCTAAACGGCATCACGGATCAGCTTATTAACAACAATCAAACGACTTTTctgcacaaattgaattagacGATTCCCCATTTGAGGGATGATCGACGTAACGATGCTAAGGAAGAGCTTAAGTTTTCAGATGAGGTCGTCTAATGATTACATTATGTAATTGTTGAATAGCGtagctttttattatttacagaTCATGGTAAATTAATATGGTTTCCACTATATTATAAACTTAGAAGCGTCGctacaacaatttgttttcaagttctttaaatatgaaactagtaacattaataaaaatagttttgaatgacaaatatcaataaatgaaaacttaagatgtatattttctttaatttattccattattaataaaaaaggTTTTACAATGATCACAAGAATCTTACGTACTGGAACTCTATGTCGACCTAGTTATAatcagcaacacaaaaaatcgAGCTACCGATAGTTAGAAGATAGACCTTTTGCTGAAAGTAGACCTTCAACTCAGCGAGATTCTTGTAGATCGTAAAAGTCGACAAGGTATAATACCCAAGATATATCTTGGAATCAGACTTGGCTCAAAATTGCTAT
This is a stretch of genomic DNA from Drosophila albomicans strain 15112-1751.03 chromosome 3, ASM965048v2, whole genome shotgun sequence. It encodes these proteins:
- the LOC117571879 gene encoding leucine-rich repeat-containing protein 15-like, producing MNDCGLEQLEKSYFPIHPEMHEIRVSHNKLKFISIDFFENLFKLVIVHLDHNSLTHLELPHMKSLRELYLGHNKLADFNFSDCPRLEILYLNDNQLTQLDSTSFQQLPELLELQLSGNLITEIGADSFQSLIKLRTLNLSRNALTSLPADVFGSSTEQQFALQQLYLSHNNINVLFENQFELLGGLQLLDLSGNKIATLKSAYFSGLHLQKLNVGHNQLADISSDVLESLNGITDQLINNNQTTFLHKLN